A DNA window from Bacteroidetes bacterium SB0662_bin_6 contains the following coding sequences:
- a CDS encoding cupin domain-containing protein, translating into MMDSDDRPWGRWEAYLNEPGYRVKRIIVHPGKRLSLQKHAHRREHWVIVSGEGLFTLNETRRRVVAGDTLFIDKGDIHRVENDGREPLIIIETQLGLCLEDDVVRLEDDFGRA; encoded by the coding sequence ATGATGGATTCCGACGACAGGCCCTGGGGCCGCTGGGAAGCATACCTGAACGAACCGGGGTATCGGGTCAAACGCATTATCGTGCATCCCGGGAAGCGGCTGTCTCTTCAGAAACATGCGCACCGCCGGGAACATTGGGTGATTGTTTCCGGCGAAGGTCTTTTTACCTTAAATGAGACCCGGCGGCGCGTGGTGGCGGGGGATACGCTTTTTATCGATAAGGGGGATATTCACCGTGTCGAAAACGATGGGCGGGAACCGCTGATCATCATCGAGACCCAGCTCGGACTGTGTCTTGAGGACGATGTTGTTCGGCTGGAGGATGATTTCGGGCGGGCCTGA